A window of the Candidatus Nitrosotalea okcheonensis genome harbors these coding sequences:
- a CDS encoding NUDIX hydrolase, producing the protein MRKNVFKGRVLSLSLYTLSINKRKVTREVIEHPGAAAILAIEDGKILLVRQHRFPHGYVLEIPAGTLEKGEKPLKCAHRELREETGYTAKKMTPLIKYYPSIGYNTEIIHCYVASGTKKVGGLQLDQDEIMSVVKIDFKKVLKMITSGKITDSKTICAVLTYAINKKHQV; encoded by the coding sequence ATGAGGAAAAATGTCTTCAAGGGCAGAGTTCTCTCACTTAGTCTTTATACTTTATCTATAAACAAACGAAAAGTTACACGGGAGGTAATTGAACACCCAGGTGCTGCCGCCATACTTGCAATAGAAGATGGTAAAATATTGCTAGTAAGACAGCACAGGTTTCCGCATGGATACGTGCTTGAAATCCCCGCTGGAACCCTAGAAAAGGGAGAAAAGCCTCTCAAGTGTGCCCACAGGGAACTGCGTGAAGAGACTGGATATACAGCAAAAAAGATGACTCCTTTGATCAAGTACTATCCTTCCATTGGATACAATACTGAAATTATTCATTGTTATGTTGCATCAGGAACAAAGAAAGTAGGAGGTTTACAGCTTGACCAAGATGAAATCATGTCTGTTGTAAAAATTGATTTCAAGAAAGTCCTCAAGATGATTACATCTGGAAAGATTACAGATTCCAAAACAATCTGCGCCGTCTTGACTTATGCTATCAACAAGAAACATCAGGTATAG
- a CDS encoding phosphate signaling complex PhoU family protein, protein MTKFIRRLQRIGSSILVSLPIEWVQANKLEKSDEVEIETGSNSISITPTGGSKPPNEVVIPYPVSKQENISAYITGAYLLGYDIIKIKGKSTISVEDREKIRGLMRRLVGMEIVEEDASNVNVQFLLDATTLSPDKILKRMSSIVLGMFRDTISCLASDDRSVLQTMPSRDDEIDRQYFLLVRLIRSAMVDKKLATALNLGNIDILDYRVAANLLETAGDTIIDLAHSISELPISKTDTKKLYDTAQEIENVHEKSITSFTENNRKLAIEAITLHRNYQKKISGVGSSLDPKKQGSIQLLNLVFTFEKLSRCWADVADLVKPVYT, encoded by the coding sequence TTGACTAAATTCATTCGGCGCTTACAAAGGATAGGGAGCAGTATCCTAGTTTCTCTTCCAATAGAATGGGTTCAGGCAAACAAGCTTGAAAAAAGTGATGAAGTAGAAATTGAGACTGGCTCTAACAGTATTTCAATTACTCCCACTGGTGGAAGCAAACCGCCAAATGAAGTCGTGATACCATATCCTGTATCAAAACAAGAAAACATTAGTGCCTACATCACAGGTGCATACCTGCTTGGATATGATATCATAAAGATCAAGGGAAAATCAACAATTTCAGTAGAAGACAGAGAAAAGATCCGTGGACTGATGCGAAGGCTTGTTGGTATGGAAATTGTTGAAGAGGACGCATCAAATGTAAATGTGCAGTTTTTACTTGATGCTACTACACTTAGTCCAGATAAGATACTAAAAAGAATGAGCTCAATTGTTCTTGGAATGTTTCGTGATACAATATCATGTCTTGCATCTGACGACAGGTCAGTATTACAAACAATGCCGAGTCGAGATGATGAAATTGACCGGCAATATTTCTTGCTTGTACGATTAATCCGAAGTGCAATGGTTGACAAGAAACTTGCAACTGCACTAAACTTGGGAAACATTGACATCCTAGACTATAGGGTAGCAGCAAACTTGCTAGAGACTGCAGGAGATACCATAATAGATCTTGCACATTCTATTTCAGAATTACCAATATCAAAAACTGATACAAAAAAGCTATATGATACTGCACAAGAAATAGAAAATGTACATGAAAAATCAATCACCTCATTTACGGAAAATAATAGAAAGCTAGCAATTGAAGCAATCACACTTCACAGGAACTATCAAAAAAAGATCTCAGGCGTAGGTTCATCACTTGATCCAAAGAAACAGGGGTCAATACAGTTGTTAAACTTGGTATTTACATTTGAAAAACTATCTAGATGTTGGGCAGATGTTGCTGATTTGGTAAAGCCAGTCTATACCTGA
- a CDS encoding pantoate kinase, with protein MQAVAFAPGHITGFFKAEVEPKEPEQKGSIGAGFCIKEGVTTKVKVTSSDKPGFKITVTGYKSDNTQVSEFVVKEFFKIVNQNYFLDIEHNTTIPVGYGLGSSGAVALSLAFALNKALGTNLSRTRIGQVAHNAEIHCKTGLGTVLSSYHGGFEIRTKQGAPGIGSLQKIHTDYTAIVICFSPISTKQFIKTELSKINGLGGKMVTKLLKSRDQMEFLDMSLEFAKYVHVITRQMQLVIDDLSQNGFKSGVAMFGETVFTLVPKTKEFEVMQILKKYDGVIIKTEIDKSGARVS; from the coding sequence ATGCAAGCAGTAGCTTTTGCACCAGGTCACATTACTGGTTTTTTCAAGGCAGAAGTAGAGCCAAAGGAGCCAGAACAAAAGGGGTCAATTGGTGCAGGATTTTGTATCAAGGAGGGAGTAACAACAAAGGTCAAGGTGACAAGCTCTGATAAACCAGGATTCAAGATTACCGTAACTGGTTACAAATCTGATAACACCCAGGTTTCAGAATTTGTTGTAAAGGAATTTTTTAAAATTGTAAATCAAAATTATTTTTTAGATATAGAACATAATACCACCATACCAGTTGGTTACGGTCTTGGTTCTAGCGGTGCTGTTGCATTGAGTTTGGCATTTGCGTTAAACAAGGCACTTGGAACAAATCTATCTAGGACTAGAATAGGACAGGTTGCTCACAATGCCGAAATTCACTGTAAGACAGGACTTGGAACAGTACTGTCATCATATCATGGCGGGTTTGAGATAAGGACAAAACAAGGTGCTCCCGGAATCGGAAGCCTGCAAAAGATCCATACAGATTATACTGCGATTGTAATTTGCTTTTCTCCAATATCAACAAAACAATTCATCAAGACTGAACTTTCAAAGATAAATGGCCTAGGTGGGAAGATGGTTACAAAATTATTAAAATCAAGAGATCAGATGGAATTTTTGGACATGTCACTTGAATTTGCCAAGTATGTCCATGTCATTACAAGGCAGATGCAGTTGGTAATTGATGATTTATCCCAAAATGGATTCAAGTCAGGTGTTGCAATGTTTGGGGAAACGGTATTTACACTTGTACCAAAGACAAAAGAATTTGAAGTTATGCAAATTTTAAAAAAATATGATGGAGTGATAATTAAAACCGAGATAGACAAGAGTGGAGCTAGGGTCTCCTAG
- a CDS encoding phosphopantothenate/pantothenate synthetase, producing MLIPKTHPRATSLYIREKLVHGFREGLVVEEGLLAHGRGEMFDYLIGEKTTKTSRKAIKAAARTLLASKLPVISVNGNFAALCAKEIVELSKITGAKIEVNLFYASEKRKKTIAQILRKNGAKEVLGVDPKFAKRIPNLDSARRVVDKRGIFSADVVLVPLEDGDRTIALKKFGKDVITFDLNPMSRTAQTADITIVDNVIRGMKILIDVCKKLSKEDLKEKSKFDNKKNLKKSIGVIRKNLRRMANA from the coding sequence GTGTTGATTCCAAAGACACATCCAAGAGCCACTTCTCTTTACATCCGGGAAAAACTTGTCCATGGGTTCAGAGAAGGTCTTGTTGTAGAGGAAGGTCTCTTGGCTCATGGTAGAGGTGAGATGTTTGATTATCTCATAGGTGAAAAGACAACCAAGACATCTCGGAAGGCAATAAAAGCTGCCGCTAGGACGCTTCTGGCATCCAAATTACCTGTGATATCAGTAAATGGTAATTTTGCAGCTCTTTGTGCAAAGGAAATTGTAGAGCTGTCAAAAATCACGGGGGCAAAAATTGAGGTAAATTTGTTTTATGCAAGCGAAAAGCGAAAAAAAACCATTGCGCAGATTCTAAGGAAAAACGGTGCAAAAGAAGTACTAGGAGTTGATCCCAAGTTTGCAAAGAGGATTCCCAATCTCGACAGTGCAAGAAGAGTTGTTGACAAGCGTGGAATATTTTCTGCAGATGTTGTACTAGTACCATTGGAAGATGGAGATAGAACAATTGCATTAAAGAAGTTTGGAAAAGACGTTATTACGTTTGACCTGAATCCCATGTCGCGTACTGCACAGACTGCAGATATTACAATTGTTGACAATGTAATTCGTGGAATGAAGATACTGATTGATGTTTGTAAAAAATTATCAAAAGAAGATTTGAAAGAAAAATCAAAATTTGACAACAAGAAGAACCTGAAAAAATCCATCGGCGTCATAAGAAAAAATCTAAGGAGGATGGCAAATGCCTAA
- the panB gene encoding 3-methyl-2-oxobutanoate hydroxymethyltransferase has protein sequence MPKSVRDILLMKNSKKITVITAYDYTISQLCDKAGVDILLVGDSAGMVMLGYDNTIPVTMDQMCLFTEAVSRGRQNALVVADMPFMSYQASKSQAIENAGRLIKSGADAVKLEGGIEIKDTIHAIVEIGIPVMGHIGFQPQTTTLQEGYKVQAKTRDTAIRLIDSAKALEEAGVFSIALEMVTREVSKIISDTISIPTIGIGSGPDCDGQVLVVHDALGLYEKIKPKFAKRYLELSSEIVQAIGSYKSDVVSGKFPGLEHSFSIDKSELERLKKELE, from the coding sequence ATGCCTAAGTCTGTCAGAGACATATTATTAATGAAAAATTCCAAGAAAATTACTGTGATTACTGCATATGATTATACTATATCACAGCTTTGTGACAAGGCTGGTGTAGACATATTGCTTGTAGGAGATAGTGCCGGAATGGTGATGCTTGGATATGACAATACCATACCTGTTACGATGGACCAGATGTGTCTTTTTACAGAGGCAGTTTCAAGGGGACGACAGAATGCTTTGGTTGTTGCAGACATGCCATTTATGTCATATCAAGCAAGCAAATCTCAGGCAATTGAAAATGCTGGAAGACTGATAAAATCAGGTGCAGATGCAGTTAAACTAGAAGGTGGAATTGAGATTAAAGATACCATACATGCCATTGTAGAAATTGGTATACCAGTGATGGGACATATTGGGTTCCAGCCGCAGACTACTACTCTTCAGGAGGGCTACAAGGTCCAAGCAAAGACAAGAGATACTGCCATCAGATTGATTGATTCTGCCAAGGCATTAGAGGAAGCTGGTGTATTCAGTATTGCACTAGAAATGGTAACAAGAGAGGTCTCAAAAATTATTTCAGATACTATCAGTATACCTACAATAGGAATTGGTTCTGGACCTGACTGCGATGGGCAGGTGCTTGTTGTGCATGATGCTTTGGGCCTGTATGAAAAGATAAAACCCAAGTTTGCAAAAAGATATCTTGAATTATCTTCTGAAATTGTGCAAGCTATCGGGTCTTACAAAAGCGATGTAGTATCAGGTAAGTTTCCAGGACTAGAACACTCTTTCTCTATTGATAAATCAGAACTTGAAAGGTTGAAAAAAGAACTTGAGTAA
- the coaBC gene encoding bifunctional phosphopantothenoylcysteine decarboxylase/phosphopantothenate--cysteine ligase CoaBC — protein sequence MSKKHPSLDIVSSDGTGLAGKKIILCISGSVAAYKSIELARLLMRHGADVICVASKAATDLIKPSYFKWATGNQVITKLTGDLEHIKVADYKQSDLIIVYPCTANTLGKLANGIDDTPISTVLSVGLGSKIPIIIALAMHQAMYENPAVINNVEFLKNKVDFISPKFIEGKAKAAEPEEILDLILQKFGLSPVLKGKKVLITAGPTIEYIDPVRVITNQSTGKTGVLLASEFVSAGCQVTLIYGPGTEAPPKGAKLIRVQTSGEMGGALRKEMRQKWDIIILAAAISDYTPEKPHRAKINSDLLRISLKLKRVPKMINDVKKIQRDVFLVGFKAEANIPKRDLINKAREKIVQSDCDLVIANDIGTKRYRKNPDYNNVISVDSKTFKESGWKNKSKIVKFIRNEIEKRID from the coding sequence TTGAGTAAAAAACATCCTTCCCTTGACATAGTTAGCTCTGATGGCACTGGTCTTGCAGGAAAAAAAATTATCTTGTGTATATCAGGAAGTGTTGCTGCATACAAATCAATTGAGCTCGCAAGATTGCTTATGCGACATGGTGCAGATGTAATATGTGTTGCAAGCAAGGCTGCAACTGATTTGATCAAACCAAGTTATTTCAAATGGGCTACTGGAAACCAAGTAATTACAAAACTAACAGGCGATCTAGAACACATAAAAGTTGCAGATTACAAACAGTCTGATCTTATCATTGTTTATCCATGCACTGCAAATACACTTGGCAAGCTTGCAAATGGAATTGACGACACTCCAATATCGACTGTGCTAAGTGTCGGTCTTGGCTCCAAGATTCCAATCATCATAGCACTTGCAATGCACCAAGCAATGTATGAAAATCCTGCAGTAATAAATAACGTTGAATTTCTCAAAAACAAAGTTGATTTTATTTCTCCAAAATTTATAGAGGGCAAGGCAAAGGCTGCCGAGCCCGAAGAAATACTTGATCTGATACTACAAAAGTTTGGCTTGTCACCTGTTCTCAAGGGGAAAAAAGTGCTCATTACTGCAGGTCCTACAATAGAGTATATCGACCCTGTTAGAGTGATTACAAATCAGAGCACAGGTAAGACTGGTGTCTTGCTTGCATCAGAATTTGTCTCAGCTGGTTGCCAAGTCACCTTGATTTATGGTCCTGGTACAGAGGCTCCTCCAAAGGGTGCCAAGTTGATACGAGTCCAGACAAGCGGGGAAATGGGCGGTGCGCTACGAAAAGAGATGAGGCAAAAATGGGATATCATAATACTTGCAGCTGCGATATCTGATTATACCCCAGAAAAGCCACATAGAGCCAAGATCAATAGTGATCTTCTTAGAATTTCTTTAAAGCTAAAAAGAGTACCCAAGATGATTAATGATGTAAAAAAGATTCAGAGAGATGTTTTTCTCGTAGGATTCAAAGCAGAGGCCAACATACCCAAAAGAGATTTGATAAACAAGGCAAGGGAGAAAATCGTACAATCAGATTGTGATCTTGTCATTGCAAATGATATTGGTACCAAGAGATATAGAAAAAATCCTGACTACAATAATGTGATATCTGTTGATTCAAAAACTTTCAAGGAATCCGGATGGAAGAACAAGTCCAAGATTGTAAAATTTATCAGAAACGAAATTGAAAAAAGAATAGACTAG
- a CDS encoding HoxN/HupN/NixA family nickel/cobalt transporter codes for MTDSWSFILVSIPVMLVFGMRHALDVDHITVIDNLIRLHHATKKSRMVGAGFSSGHMISVLAEMIFIIYIVGSLTTTGNLQFWGGIAGAIALAVIGGINIYAIKKWGKSGAAILASKVLNRVGILGPVGSSFVTGLVFGLGFDTATQISAITISAVTSATAGIQTALILSGFFALGMIPIDTLDSVILRSAFSRIFDTKDFRYMAYALSGLAIMVASFESYSTLASTSVLPEWIGPVLAVSIITISFGYVFATKKKTKITS; via the coding sequence GTGACAGACTCTTGGTCTTTTATCCTAGTATCAATACCGGTGATGCTAGTATTTGGGATGCGTCATGCACTTGATGTTGACCATATTACAGTAATTGATAATCTAATTAGACTGCATCATGCTACAAAAAAATCTAGAATGGTAGGAGCAGGATTTAGCTCTGGTCACATGATCTCCGTATTAGCCGAGATGATCTTCATCATATACATAGTTGGAAGCCTTACTACTACAGGCAACCTGCAATTTTGGGGCGGCATTGCGGGCGCAATAGCATTGGCTGTAATAGGCGGCATCAACATCTATGCAATAAAAAAGTGGGGAAAAAGTGGGGCTGCAATACTTGCAAGCAAGGTTCTAAACAGGGTTGGAATACTAGGTCCTGTTGGATCTTCTTTTGTTACCGGGTTAGTATTTGGTTTAGGTTTTGATACTGCTACACAAATTTCTGCAATAACCATATCTGCAGTGACATCAGCTACTGCAGGAATCCAAACAGCATTGATTCTCTCTGGGTTCTTTGCCCTTGGGATGATCCCAATCGACACATTAGACAGTGTTATTCTTCGCTCTGCATTCTCTAGAATATTTGATACCAAGGATTTTAGATATATGGCATATGCATTAAGTGGTCTAGCCATAATGGTAGCTTCATTTGAATCATATTCAACACTAGCTAGTACGAGTGTACTTCCAGAATGGATAGGTCCTGTCTTGGCAGTATCGATAATTACAATTTCTTTTGGGTATGTCTTTGCAACAAAAAAAAAGACAAAGATTACATCGTGA
- a CDS encoding M24 family metallopeptidase: MQKRRKNLLKYCNDLGYDSLVAFEPENLFYMTGFWGEAIGILDKNGCTIVSPELETGRAKEESTDCDVVKSERGKGSLATLIKMLRKNKVCTDSDSYNIVESLKRSLPEVKSSTDPFYRAREVKDSQEITILKKASSILDEMYEICVDKMMIDQSEAQLQTILMQYAMEQEMFATGYKSTLNPLIIAGGPNGSLPHAQVTDRKFKNGDMVVVDLTLRYKGYVSDATRTFGLGSVSAEAKKVYEIVRQSQEAGLKAVKPNMSCKSVDDACRKLIEKKQYGKYFIHSTGHGIGLEVHELPNLGPSSTAILSKNMAVTVEPGIYIPRKFGVRIEDSVIVGNKVEVMHKFTKELIII, from the coding sequence ATGCAAAAGCGCAGAAAAAACCTTTTAAAATATTGTAATGATTTAGGATATGATTCTCTGGTTGCATTTGAACCTGAAAATCTATTTTACATGACTGGATTTTGGGGCGAGGCAATTGGCATACTGGATAAAAATGGCTGCACGATTGTATCTCCTGAACTTGAAACGGGTAGGGCAAAGGAAGAATCCACTGATTGTGATGTGGTCAAGTCAGAGCGTGGAAAGGGCTCCCTTGCCACTCTTATCAAAATGCTCAGGAAAAACAAGGTGTGCACAGACAGCGATAGTTACAACATAGTAGAGAGCCTCAAGAGATCCCTTCCAGAAGTAAAATCCTCAACTGACCCATTTTATCGTGCAAGGGAAGTAAAAGACTCTCAGGAGATTACAATATTAAAAAAAGCATCATCAATCCTTGACGAGATGTATGAAATATGTGTAGACAAAATGATGATTGACCAGTCTGAAGCTCAGCTTCAGACTATATTGATGCAATATGCAATGGAGCAAGAAATGTTTGCAACTGGATACAAGTCAACACTGAACCCATTGATTATTGCAGGTGGTCCAAATGGTTCACTGCCTCATGCACAGGTAACTGATCGAAAATTCAAAAATGGAGACATGGTTGTAGTTGATCTTACTTTACGATACAAGGGATACGTCTCTGATGCAACTAGGACATTTGGTCTTGGTTCAGTATCGGCGGAAGCAAAAAAAGTCTATGAAATTGTGCGACAATCACAAGAGGCAGGACTCAAAGCTGTCAAGCCAAATATGTCTTGCAAATCTGTAGATGATGCTTGTAGAAAATTAATTGAAAAGAAACAGTATGGAAAATATTTCATTCATTCTACAGGTCATGGAATTGGACTTGAAGTCCATGAATTGCCAAACCTCGGTCCATCAAGTACAGCAATTTTATCCAAAAACATGGCAGTTACAGTAGAACCTGGAATATACATTCCACGAAAATTTGGTGTAAGAATTGAAGACTCGGTAATTGTTGGAAACAAAGTTGAAGTCATGCACAAGTTTACAAAAGAATTGATCATCATATAG
- a CDS encoding tRNA (5-methylaminomethyl-2-thiouridylate)-methyltransferase yields MEEKKKVVALLSGGLDSRLAVKMMQNQGFDVTAVAIKTPFCDFDCGRGCGFEIRETADSLGVDLKTVYLGDDYIEMLKHPKHGFGSGMNPCIDCRSMMFKAGKKVMDDIGAEFIISGEVLGQRPMSQFAPALRTIEKESGLEGIIVRPLSAALLPPTKPEIDGLIKRENLGMIRGRSRKEQLKMAQEFGFDNPPNAGGGCLLTDPAFSIRTKDLFHYVETPNTNDIDLLKIGRHFRFDEKTKFIVGRHKDENEMLKALALPGDVLFETKDHVGPVSVLRGDDSEKNLKLAAAITLRYSDAPKDLSGIIMTEKNEVKSEICTGSILESEYLQYRI; encoded by the coding sequence ATGGAAGAGAAGAAGAAAGTTGTAGCATTATTGTCAGGTGGTCTTGATAGTAGACTAGCGGTAAAAATGATGCAAAATCAGGGATTTGATGTTACTGCTGTTGCAATCAAGACTCCGTTTTGTGATTTTGATTGTGGTAGAGGTTGCGGATTTGAAATAAGGGAGACTGCAGATTCGTTAGGTGTTGATTTGAAAACTGTTTACTTGGGTGATGATTATATCGAGATGCTAAAGCATCCAAAACATGGTTTTGGTTCCGGAATGAATCCATGTATTGATTGTAGATCAATGATGTTCAAGGCAGGCAAAAAAGTAATGGATGACATTGGTGCAGAATTTATCATATCAGGTGAAGTTTTGGGACAAAGACCAATGAGCCAATTTGCTCCTGCATTAAGAACAATAGAAAAAGAGTCAGGACTTGAGGGAATTATTGTTAGACCACTTTCGGCAGCACTGTTACCACCAACAAAACCAGAAATTGATGGATTGATAAAAAGAGAAAATCTTGGAATGATCCGCGGACGCTCAAGAAAAGAACAGCTAAAAATGGCTCAAGAGTTTGGTTTTGACAATCCACCAAATGCAGGCGGCGGTTGTTTGCTTACTGATCCTGCATTTTCAATCAGAACAAAAGATCTTTTTCATTATGTTGAGACACCAAATACAAATGACATTGATCTTCTAAAGATTGGAAGACACTTCAGATTTGATGAAAAAACAAAATTCATTGTTGGAAGACATAAGGATGAGAATGAAATGCTAAAGGCGCTTGCATTACCTGGCGATGTTTTATTTGAGACAAAAGATCATGTCGGTCCAGTATCAGTTTTGCGCGGAGATGATTCTGAAAAAAATCTGAAATTAGCTGCAGCTATCACATTACGATACTCTGATGCACCAAAGGATTTGTCGGGTATAATTATGACAGAAAAGAATGAAGTAAAATCAGAGATTTGTACTGGCTCGATTTTAGAATCCGAGTATCTACAGTATAGAATTTAG
- the sepF gene encoding cell division protein SepF gives MQTQKAPTYLKAITLRDYSDVHGVKEDIKKGMILVLRVTPLAQKNVDELRKAVEEIYNIAKNADADIARLGEERIIVTPSGVKIWRAEYDLK, from the coding sequence ATGCAGACGCAAAAGGCTCCCACCTACCTCAAGGCAATAACTTTGAGGGACTATAGTGATGTACATGGTGTAAAAGAGGATATCAAAAAGGGAATGATTTTGGTCCTCAGGGTAACCCCACTTGCACAAAAAAACGTGGATGAGCTTAGAAAGGCGGTTGAAGAAATTTACAACATTGCGAAAAATGCAGATGCAGACATTGCAAGACTTGGTGAAGAAAGAATCATTGTAACTCCATCTGGCGTAAAGATCTGGAGAGCCGAGTACGATCTAAAGTAA
- a CDS encoding beta-CASP ribonuclease aCPSF1, which produces MQRKQAQRELSPAQNIMATILQSIPKEADVTKIDYEGPRIAIYTKNPKYLMEHNEVISNMVNVIKKRIVVRTEESIRKNEEESRQILTQMLPKEAELGGTFFDTATGEMTVDVKRPWLLNNPDAFNMPELVSKTGWRIRIRKATASQSSTIQTINYNLKISSTERSKHLRQIGEQIFRPKLSEDAEVSLMTLGGFSQVGRSCMLLTTHESKILIDCGINPGAKNPIEAFPRLDWPNMTLDELDAVVISHAHLDHTGFLPVLFKYGYKGPIYCTEPTLPMMNLIQLDAIKVAAAQGRVPMYSERDVKQVMKQTIPLSYGTVTDISPDIKLVFSNAGHILGSASCHFHIGNGNHNFVYTGDLKYGKSMLFESASWNFPRVETLLIESTYGAKEDIQSSREEVEATFIKSVNETLRNGGKVLIPIPAVGRAQELMMVIDQYMKQGQLMEAPVFTEGMISEATAIHESYPEYLARELRQKILETDDNPFDSEYFTNIEHSDAREEPLREGPSIIMATSGMLEGGPVLEYFKNIAPVQKNKILFVSYQVNGTLGRRVLDGSRQVSVVGKDGKIEVININCSTEKLDGFSGHSDYNQLMSYIHRLRPKLRRVIVNHGERRKCENLASSVHRMFRIATTCPQVQEGIRLL; this is translated from the coding sequence ATGCAAAGAAAACAAGCACAACGTGAACTATCTCCAGCCCAAAACATAATGGCAACAATACTGCAAAGTATTCCTAAAGAAGCTGATGTAACCAAAATAGATTATGAAGGTCCAAGAATTGCAATCTATACAAAGAATCCAAAATACCTAATGGAGCACAACGAAGTAATCTCCAACATGGTAAATGTAATCAAAAAAAGGATTGTAGTAAGAACTGAAGAATCAATCAGAAAGAACGAGGAAGAGTCACGACAAATTCTAACTCAAATGCTTCCAAAAGAGGCAGAACTTGGAGGAACATTCTTTGATACTGCAACAGGCGAGATGACCGTTGATGTAAAGCGTCCATGGCTTCTTAACAATCCTGATGCCTTTAACATGCCAGAACTTGTCTCAAAGACAGGTTGGAGAATACGAATTAGAAAGGCAACTGCAAGCCAGTCTTCTACCATCCAAACTATAAACTATAACCTTAAAATTTCCTCAACTGAGCGAAGCAAACATCTAAGACAGATAGGCGAGCAAATATTTCGCCCAAAACTCTCTGAAGATGCAGAGGTTTCACTGATGACACTTGGAGGATTTAGCCAAGTAGGAAGATCTTGTATGCTGCTTACCACTCATGAAAGCAAGATCCTAATTGATTGTGGCATAAATCCTGGTGCAAAGAACCCCATAGAGGCATTTCCACGCCTTGACTGGCCAAATATGACACTAGATGAGCTTGACGCAGTAGTTATCAGTCATGCTCACCTAGACCACACGGGATTCCTGCCTGTCTTGTTCAAGTATGGCTACAAGGGTCCAATCTACTGTACCGAACCTACCCTACCAATGATGAACCTAATCCAGCTTGACGCTATCAAGGTTGCAGCAGCACAAGGTCGAGTTCCCATGTATTCTGAGCGTGATGTCAAGCAAGTCATGAAACAGACCATTCCATTGTCATATGGAACAGTTACAGATATTTCACCTGATATCAAACTGGTATTTTCAAATGCAGGTCATATTCTGGGTTCTGCAAGCTGTCACTTTCATATAGGAAATGGTAATCACAACTTTGTCTATACAGGTGATCTAAAGTATGGAAAATCAATGCTCTTTGAGAGTGCATCTTGGAACTTTCCAAGGGTAGAGACGTTATTGATTGAGAGTACCTATGGTGCAAAAGAGGACATCCAGTCATCAAGAGAGGAGGTCGAGGCCACTTTCATAAAATCGGTAAACGAAACATTGCGAAACGGTGGAAAGGTACTGATCCCAATTCCTGCAGTAGGTCGTGCACAGGAACTAATGATGGTAATAGATCAATACATGAAACAAGGACAACTAATGGAAGCGCCAGTATTTACAGAGGGAATGATCTCTGAGGCAACTGCAATACATGAATCTTATCCAGAATATCTTGCACGAGAACTAAGACAAAAGATCCTTGAGACAGATGATAATCCATTTGATTCTGAATATTTCACAAACATAGAGCATTCTGATGCAAGAGAAGAACCATTGCGTGAAGGTCCATCAATTATAATGGCAACATCTGGTATGCTAGAGGGGGGACCAGTGCTTGAATACTTTAAAAATATTGCACCAGTCCAGAAAAACAAGATCTTATTTGTATCATATCAAGTGAATGGTACACTGGGCAGAAGGGTTCTTGATGGTTCAAGGCAAGTCTCTGTTGTTGGAAAAGATGGAAAGATCGAGGTTATCAACATCAACTGTTCAACTGAAAAACTTGATGGGTTCAGTGGTCACAGTGATTACAACCAATTGATGTCATATATTCACAGACTGCGACCAAAACTAAGAAGAGTAATTGTAAATCACGGTGAGCGACGCAAGTGTGAAAACTTGGCAAGCTCAGTACACAGAATGTTTAGAATTGCAACAACATGTCCTCAAGTACAAGAAGGAATTAGATTACTTTAG